GCTTTTGCATTTGAAGTGGACTGCTCCCTTACCAGGCAGAAACAGAGCTGTCTCACACGAAGAAAGAGTTGGTTCACAAAATAGATAATTAATAAATGAGCTGTGCTGGGTTTTGTGTTTTGATTGTTGTTTCTTGGACTTAATACTGTTTGAAGCAATAAGCAATGGTGAAAGAATTCTATGTGAACAGGTCATTCTCATCTTTGGTCACACTCCTCTTCATTGGTTGAAGGGTATAAAACACCTTTTTCTGAGGGTTATAAAAGGAATCAAATTAGGCAAAACATGGATTTGCTCATTGGCCACATGCAAGGCACATTATTTCTTGCTCTGAGAGATATAAAGATGAGTTCAATGGGAATTCTGCTCTTGAGAACTTACAGTTTGATGAGAGAGTCAGGCTGCACAAATAGCTGTATCACCAGGAAGAAAGTGATGGCATGAAGTAAAGGATAAAGGACTAGGGAGATACAAGGGAGAATATATTTCTAACATAAAGAAtcacggccaggcacggtggctcatgcctgtaatcccagcactttgggaggccgaggcaggtagatcacctgaggtcaggagttcaagaccagcctgaccaacatggtgaaaccccgtctctactaaaaatacaaaaactagccgggcgtggtggcatgtacctgtagtcccagctactcaggaggctgagagaggagaatcacttgaacccaagaggcagaggttgcagtgaaccgagatcacaccactgcactacagcctgggtgacagagagagacttcatctcaaaaaataaaaaaaaaaaaagaatcaaggagAATCCATGTTTTTAGAGGCAAGGACATTTTAGTTGGGCCtatcctaatgacctcattttaacgaTCGTCTGCAAAgattctgtttccaaataaggtcacacgcTTAtgtactggaggttaggacttcatcTTTTTGGGGGGATCAATTCAACCCAAAATGGTAAGTATGTATATCTTGTAGAAATGTGACACTATGTTCTAAAGGGATATACTATTGGAGTCATAGGGTAAGGCCACAATTGTGTCAATGAAGGTGGATTCTCCACTGAAGGAAGAAGATAATACACTGATTAGGCATCTTTCTAAAAGATGGAAACAGAAAATGGGGAATATAGGCCTGGATTGGGGTTAGTTCCTCTGTCTGGACTTTGACTTGGGCCTAGACACTGTGGAATTGAGGCATGTGTGAGGTGTTTCTGGGTGTTAGAGAAAACCTGGCCTCTTCCTAAAATGATGGTGAAGAGAATGGGCTCTGAGCAGAAGGCAGCTGTATGGAGGCCAGGTGAACGGACTGGGAACTGAGGACTCCAAGAACAGCCCTATCTAGTAGCCAGTTGTTATTCTTTATGTGAAAGTCCCTCTGAGATCCCCAGTCCTAGGAAAAGTCTTGTTAAAGCCACAGTTTGGTCTAACGCTAGAGAGATTATGTTCACGCCTGGATTACAGTGATAAGGGGGAGGTCCATAAATGTATCCAAGGATCAAAAATTGCAGGTGATAGTCTATAGTCACATTGGTTAAGTCATCCACAGGAGCCCTTGTGAGAAACCCCCTGAGAATTTCCAGAGAGCAGACTCTGGGCATTGTTATCGATATGACTTAATTTGTACCAACTTTTTGCTGAGATATTCACATTACTTGCAAGCTTTGCTACTGACAGCtcaaatgagagaaattttttatcatttttaggaGCGGTTTTATATCATTAAAACCATATGCTGAAAGAcaaattcattaaagaaaaaaaaaatagacatttccaAGAAACAAAACTAACTCATTTTTTAACCTCCCACATGATCATGGTTAGATCGCATGTATTTAGTGATCAGcctttctttaactcttttttttttctcaagatagagtcttgctctgttgcccaggctggagtgtggtggcaccatcttggctcactgcaacctctgcctccccaattcaagcaattctcctgcctcagcctcctgaatagctgggattacagaaacgcaccaccacgcccagccaatttttgtatttttagtagagattgggtttcaccatgttggccaggctggtctcaaactcctgatcttgtgatctgccggccttggcctcccaaagtgctggaattacaggtgtgagccaccgggcccagctctttaactcttaaaaatgaacaaaacagagacCAGGAATGACACTTTGAGAATCATTGCTGGAGAGAACTTCACCATCAAATGTGCAGCGTCCTGAGACTGATGGGGACATTGTCCCTGGTAAGATAGTTCAGAACCTATTCAGAAGAGCTCATGCATAGCTGCCTAAGTTATTGCCATCCACTATTGCCTCCCATCTTGGGGAGAGTCTTGCTGTCTGGACAACACAGCTGAGCCTTCTGCCTTGTATTGTGACTGTACTGACTTGTTCCAAATACTTTGGGTGAGAAAACTCTGTTGGATTTTCCAGTTAGCATATCTGCTTGCTCTTTTATTTCTCTGGCCCCAATATTTACATCTTATAAAAGTAATCAAGTTGGTGATACCAGCAAAATTTCACACTACACACATTCTTAGTTATGAaacattagaattttttttaatcagcaaaatgaaaatggCATTTGATAGCACCTCTTCTTTTCAATATAGTACATAGAGTTTCTGGccagcacagaagaaagaaaaataaaacaaagtataagTATTCGCTAAAAGTCAACCCGTCAAGCCACCTCACTGGGAGAACTGCAATATCAGTGTCTTTGGGTCTCTCCTCTTGAGCTGATTAGATTCTGAGAGAGGAACATTCCAAACAGCTGCTAGGAAGAGCAAAGAGGGGTGGAGTGAGGGGTCCAGATGTCAGTGACCATCAGTTCTCTTCTTCAGTACTGGCCAGAACCTTCCAATTTGCCTCTCATTCCCTGGTTCCACGATCCTCTCTTCACTTTAAAAACCAGCTGCATTTTGGGAAGGGGAGGGCGTGGATCAGGGTCTTGCTCAAAGCTCAAGTCACTGCCACCAATCTCCATATGATGGCTTCCACTCCTTACCAGCTCCAGAGCGATTTAGTACTGCTGTGCCCTTCATTTCTGAGGATTCTGCAACATAAACTGTGATGCTTCCCTGGCTCCCCGGGGAGCAGTACTGGACGGCAGCAGTCCCAGGCGGCTGAACAGTGTTGTATTCTGTGTAGTGGCCATCCTCTTTCCTGAACTCTCTCCAGGTGTTCGCTAATGTGAGCATTCTGGAACACATTTCCTGGTACATCTTGGAAAGCTTTGTTTTGGAAAGACCTTTAGGAGATAGGaccaaacttttccaaagtgattttacTAATTACAGAACCCTCCACAACATAAAAGAGACCCTGAATTTCCATGTCTTCTCCACACTGTTTCGACTGGATTGACTTTAATGCCCAGCCCCTCGGTACAGTTTATCATGGGGTCAGCGGGTAAAACTAAGTGTAAGTAGGACACGCTCTCTCCACACCCTGCATGAACAAGTTCCTTACATGCATGTTCTCATGCGCATGTTTGTGCACAAGGTCGCAGGTCCTCCCTGACACAACCGGCATCAACTTCAATTTAGAAGAATTGAGGGCTAAATTCCcaggaattaaaaaatgaaactgaaaccgCTGAGACTTGTAGTTCGGCTGGCGGAGGCCGCACGCAGCTCTCTGGTATCTGTAGTCGGAAGTACTCTCTGCGCATGCGGATACGGGTGTCACGTGAACCTTTTGTCTTGCTACCTTGCAAGACAAAACATCTGAGGCAGTGATGCAGGACATGTCTATGATCTTAACCTGTAAGAAGTGGGAGCAGCTGGACCCGCCCCAGAGGACCCTGTACTAGGAGGTGACACCAGAGACCTGCAGACCCCTCGTCACTGGGGCGTGCAAACCGGAGTTGACCTACCAGCTGAAGCAGCGATAAAAGAGCAGAAGACACCTTTGCCAAAACTGCTGTCCAGGTGACAAAGTAAAAACCAAGGCCAGCCAGCCTTGTCCCTGGAAAGACTAACTCAGGGAGCCAGAAGTTCCTCCAGGTTGAGGTGAGTGTGGGAAAGAGtggttggaaatgcagaaggGGCGCTTGAGTCTGGCTACCGTCTCCCACACGGAGACTTTCTGGAGGAAGGTGAGTCCTAAACGCGATGGTCTGGGGGACAGGTGATGGTCTGCACTCATGGGTTTTACAGGAGCCGGTCTCCACAGGAGACAATCCCCGTGAATGTGACTCCCAGGGAACAAGTAAAGACACTTTGGTTCGTGAGGGGAAGACCTACAAATGCAAGGAATGTGGGAAAGTGTTTAACAAGAACAGCCTCCTTGTTCGACATCATCAGATTCATGCTGGGGTGAAGCCTTATGAATGCCAGGAGTGTGGAAAAGCCTTTCGTGAAAAGATCGACTTCTTTCGACACACGAGGATTCACACAGGGGAGAAGCCCTGTAAGTGCGTGGAGTGCGGGAAGGTCTTCAACCGCAGGTCGCACCTCCTGTGCCACCACCGGATTCACGCTGGAGAGACGCCCTATGAGTGCAGCGAGTGTGGAAAGACCTTCAGCTATCACTCTGTCTTCATCCAGCGTCGTATGACCCACACAGGAGAAAAACTCTTCGGTGCAAAGAATGTGGGGAAACCTTTTACTGCAACTCTTCCTTAACCCGGCACATGAAGATTCACACCGGAGAGAAGCCCTGCAAAGTGCAGTGAGTGCGGGAAGACCTTCACCTACCACTCTGTTTTCTTCCGACATAGCATGGCCCGCCCTGCAGGAAAGCCCTATGAgtgtaaagaatgtgggaaaggTTTTTACTATGGCTATTCCCTCACTCTACACACAAGGAGCCACAATGGAGAGAAACCTTACGAGTGCCTTGAACGTACAAAGGCCTTTGGCTACCACTCTGCTTTTGCCCGACTTAGTAAGATCCACTCGGGAGAAAAAAGCCGTTGAGTGCAAATGATGTGGGAAtttgtgggttttctttctttcttttttttttttctttgatacatAAGGAGCCACACTGAAGAGAAGCACTCTGAATTCAGTGACAGTAGGAAAGCTGTGACCTGCAGCTCTTCCTCACTTGGCATTGAAGAATTCATTCCAGAGATAAACTCTATAAGATATGTGGGAAGGACTTTTGCAAGTGGGCCCACATCAGTCAACGTCAGAGAACTTAAACAGGGAAAAGACATTGTGACAAAAACTAGTGAAGAAAATCTTTTGGCCACAGGAAATATCTTCCTCAGCATCAGAGAATTTTTCCAGGAGGGAGACTATTGGTTTTTGTGCACTTGAAAGAACCACCCACATCTCTCTCCATAGTTTGTATCCCTAAGCCAcctcaggaattttttttcttttaagtaagaAGGGaactgtaaaagagaaaaaaattcatgcaCAGCTTCTGTCAGACTTCTCTGAAAGCCATGCCTATCAAAATTTGAATTCAgttcttcattttgcagatgccTGAAAGGTGCAAGGGCCTTGCCTCATTATTTGTCCTTTATATGTATTCACTCCTGTCTACAGGAGAATTGTCCTCTGTAAAGACTGACTCTGTAAAGATTTATTGAATGCGTTCTTTGTTCTAAAACATTGTACTCCTGAGGAACGTAAGTCTTTGTGAGAAATATGAATGCTTAAGTAATGGAATATGTGAAACTTGTAAGAACgtagaatataaaaatactgCCATATAAAATCATTTCATATCTAAGGAGATAAGTATCCACATTGAATTGGCATATTTTGCTGCATCATTTAAGACTATTTaagattttaagttaaaaaaaaaattcttcatgtgGTTTTGAACACCCAGCACTCGATAtacttgtttgttttgatttattttctcagGGACAAGAGAATGATGGTGAAGCTGTGTTGCTTTCCCAGGTGAGCCTTGATTATTTCCTCTGTGCTTTCTCAGCTGCTTTGGCCTTCTGTAAGAAGGGCTTCTCCAAGAGCATGTCACTAGTTTTCTAGAGGTTAAACAAGAGctaagacaaacaaaacaaaacatagcttATCTAATCTAATGagaaacccagaaaaaaatgttttgatgaatacaatatattaaaatataaaatatgtagctCCTTCGACATGTTAATTCAATTCTAGAAATCTTCAGAAATATTCTTATATTATGCAGAGATGTGCGTGCGAAGACTAATCGCTGCAGTTTTGTTCTTATGTGTGAAACGTTGAGAACAATCTAAATGTTTATCAGTAGGAAGTAAGTTATGGTACATCTGTTCTATGAAATACTATGAAGCAATAAGGTATCTCTGTCTGTACTGATATCAAAACATCTCTAAGATACAGT
Above is a window of Macaca thibetana thibetana isolate TM-01 chromosome 2, ASM2454274v1, whole genome shotgun sequence DNA encoding:
- the ZNF80 gene encoding zinc finger protein 80, coding for MVWGTGDGLHSWVLQEPVSTGDNPRECDSQGTSKDTLVREGKTYKCKECGKVFNKNSLLVRHHQIHAGVKPYECQECGKAFREKIDFFRHTRIHTGEKPCKCVECGKVFNRRSHLLCHHRIHAGETPYECSECGKTFSYHSVFIQRRMTHTGEKLFGAKNVGKPFTATLP